Proteins from a genomic interval of Garra rufa chromosome 4, GarRuf1.0, whole genome shotgun sequence:
- the LOC141333879 gene encoding uncharacterized protein, translating into MVFVKEESEDMKIEETYRVKQEDTEEQTKMEFIKEESEDMKIETFIVKHEDTEEKTKMEFIKEESEDMKIETFIVKHEDTEEQTGLMQKEESQELNETEVQLEKHHDFTGENSSCSEIEKATPKKRQKKGARGHLTCQECGKSYTNKFNLEAHTRKHTGEKPYSCQQCGRNFTTKGNLKVHIKNHTGEKPYTCSECGKCFNNKSNLKKHSRSHTGEKPFTCELCGKSFTENGSLKKHMMRIHTEKQPFTCPQCGTAFKHKLAFSNHMKTHSRSQLFMSLAWKQFLGQETP; encoded by the exons atggtgtttgttaaagaggagagtgaagacatgaagattgaagaaacatacagagtcaaacaagaagatactgaggaacaaacaaagatggagtttattaaagaggagagtgaagacatgaagattgaaacATTCATagtgaaacatgaagatactgaggaaaaAACTAAGATGgaatttattaaagaggagagtgaagacatgaagattgaaacATTTatagtcaaacatgaagatactgaggaacaaacag GATTGATGcagaaagaggagagtcaagaactaaATGAAACGGAAGTGCAGCTGGAGAAACACCACGATTTCACTGGAGAAAATTCTAGCTGCTCAGAGATTGAAAAGGCCACACCAAAAAAACGTCAAAAGAAAGGAGCTAGAGGTCATTTAACCTGCcaagagtgtggaaagagttacaCCAACAAATTCAATCTTGAAGCCCATACAAGAAAGCACaccggagaaaagccttacagctgccaacaatgtggaaggAATTTCACTACAAAAGGAAATCTTAAAGTCCATATAAAAaatcacactggagaaaagccttacacatgctctgagtgtggaaagtgtttcaacaATAAATCCAATCTTAAAAAGCACAGTAgaagtcacactggagagaaacctttcacctgtgaactgtgtggaaagagtttcactgaaaacgGAAGTCTTAAAAAGCACAtgatgagaattcacactgaaaAGCAGCCTTTCacatgtcctcagtgtggaactGCTTTCAAACATAAATTAGCCTTTAGTAACCACATGAAGACTCACTCAAGATCACAGTTATTTATGTCATTAGCATGGAAGCAGTTTCTCGGACAGGAAACGCCGTAA
- the LOC141332886 gene encoding tripartite motif-containing protein 14-like produces MKLKNRNEKVLETAGERSHRQRSQGKLLSSNRLVICNLTGKCCESLSSVLRSSNSSLRELDLSNNDLQDSGVKLLSFGLKSAYCQLNILRLSGCMVTEEGCGCLTSALTSNPSNLRELDLSYNHPGDSGVKLLSEKLEDPNCTLDKLNVSHGGECRITAGLHKYACDLTLDPNTANSHLIISEENKKVIHVKEDQLYSDHPERFDECIQVLCRESLTGRCYWEAEWSGPDADMSVTYKGINRKGGNDECCFGTNKNYWSLICSDFGFTVRHNKKFTVIRVPLRSSKRVGVYIDMSAGTLSFYSISDTLTHLHTFSSKFTEPLYAGFVVCEGSSVSL; encoded by the exons ATGAAGTTGAAAAACAGGAACGAAAAAGTCTTAGAGACAGCTGGAGAGCGCAGTCACCGGCAGCGCAGCCAGGGGAAGCTCCTCAGCAGTAACAG ACTGGTCATCTGTAACCTCACTGGTAAGTGCTGTGAAAGTTTGTCTTCAGTTCTACGTTCATCAAACTCTAGTCTGAGAGAGCTCGACCTCAGTAACAATGACCTACAGGATTCAGGAGTAAAGCTGCTATCTTTTGGACTAAAGAGTGCATATTGTCAACTAAACATACTAAG gttgtctggctgtatggtgacagaggaaGGCTGTGGTTGTTTAACTTCAGCTCTGACTTCAAACCCCTCAAatctgagagagctggatctgagctacaatcatcCAGGAGATTCTGGAGTCAAGCTGCTCTCCGAAAAACTGGAGGATCCAAACTGCACACTAGACAAACTCAA TGTGTCTCATGGAGGAGAGTGCAGGATTACAGCAGGACTACACAAAT ATGCCTGTGAtctcacactggatccaaacacagcaaacTCTCATCTAATTATTTCTGAGGAGAACAAAAAGGTGATACATGTGAAAGAGGATCAGTTATATTCTGATCATCCAGAGAGATTTGATGAGTGCATTCAGGTTCTGTGTCGAGAGAGTCTGAcaggacgctgttactgggaggctGAATGGAGTGGACCTGATGCTGATATGTCAGTCACATACAAAGGTATCAACAGGAAAGGAGGGAATGATGAATGTTGCTTTGGAACCAATAAAAATTATTGGAGTCTGATCTGCTCTGATTTTGGTTTTACTGTTCGTCACAATAAGAAGTTCACTGTCATACGTGTCCCTTTGCGCTCCTCTAAGAGAGTAGGAGTGTATATTGACATGTCAGCTGGCACTCTGTCCTTTTACAGCATCTctgacacactcacacacttacacacattcaGCTCTAAATTCACTGAACCTCTCTATGCTGGATTTGTAGTTTGTGAGGGTTCCTCAGTTTCTCTATGA